The Oryzias latipes chromosome 4, ASM223467v1 genome includes a window with the following:
- the prpf38a gene encoding pre-mRNA-splicing factor 38A, whose protein sequence is MANRTVKDANSIHGTNPQYLVEKIIRTRIYESKYWKEECFGLTAELVVDKAMELKFVGGVYGGNIKPTPFLCLTLKMLQIQPEKDIIVEFIKNEDFKYVRLLGAMYMRLTGTAVDCYKYLEPLYNDYRKIKTQNRNGEFELMHVDEFIDELLHAERVCDIILPRLQRRQVLEEAEMLDPRVSALEEDLDEVESSEEEDEEDEKPERLHSPEPHRRSYRDNDRPRRSPSPRYRRSRSPRRRSRSPKRRSPSPRRDRHRSKSPRRHRSRSRDRRHRSKSPGHHRSHKHRPHSKSPERSSKKSHKKSRRGNN, encoded by the exons ATGGCGAACAGAACCGTCAAAGATGCCAACAGTATACACGGAACCAACCCGCAATATCTGGTGGAGAAAATCATCCGGACGCGAATTTACGAATCCAAATACTGGAAGGAAGAGTGCTTTGGTCTCACCG CCGAGCTGGTGGTCGACAAAGCCATGGAGTTGAAGTTTGTCGGAGGAGTTTATGGCGGAAACATAAAGCCGACCCCCTTCCTCTGCCTCACGCTGAAAATGCTTCAGATTCAGCCTGAAAAGGACATCATCGTggagttcatcaaaaatgaagATTTTAA ATATGTCCGTCTTCTTGGAGCCATGTACATGCGGTTGACCGGCACCGCCGTGGACTGCTACAAATACCTGGAACCGCTGTACAATGACTACAGAAAGATTAAGACCCAGAACAGAAATGGAG AGTTTGAGCTGATGCACGTCGACGAGTTCATAGATGAACTTCTTCACGCAGAGAGAGTGTGTGACATCATCCTTCCTCGACTTCAG AGGAGGCAGGTCCTGGAGGAGGCAGAGATGCTGGACCCTCGGGTCAGCGCTTTGGAGGAAGACCTGGATGAAGTGGAAAGCAGtgaggaagaagatgaggaggacGAAAAG CCAGAGCGACTGCACTCCCCCGAACCTCACAGGCGGAGTTACCGTGACAACGACAGACCTCGCCGCTCACCGTCGCCACGTTACAGACGCAGCCGCTCACCCAGACG GCGAAGCAGATCTCCAAAGAGACGAAG CCCGTCACCTCGGAGAGACCGCCATCGCAGCAAAAGTCCACGTCGACATCGCAGCCGGTCCAGAGACAGACGCCACCGCTCCAAATCTCCCG GTCATCACCGGAGCCACAAACACCGTCCCCACAGCAAGTCTCCTGAGAG GAGTTCAAAAAAGAGCCACAAGAAGAGTCGAAGAGGAAACAACtga
- the orc1 gene encoding origin recognition complex subunit 1 isoform X2, whose amino-acid sequence MKYLTRRRAKRVYEWRGKPLSFNRKLKTYEYGSLVISMEGVPGTMVIQPGQHILIEGEDDDNPYVARVLQLFGDENQEQKKALVQWFVRLSEVPYSKRTLLGREPHPKEIFFYQGPSCENEVDAESILRAVQVKHVDNAAPFPDSDTEETLYVKLSWDSRRFSVLDSAQLQNVDERCPPLTRTKPSLPPSPPRSPPAATPTSRARSLRSLPTPDPEVIRRAATAEVQFSSASVGKAASVEVESLHSATKLSASKCLSAKRRKMTSRTPGVRKKLNLSSPEKSKEDFLNQLLDEELNSEVKLAHRLSSSSSSLPLSSALTCSLTPLRSARKNSAAEAASRLKLAPVRLNRRSSTEDDSPSETSRASTPSRRKEVKSVKEPTLGVLPEADCESSPNLPVGATPRSSKRKSAMKVSSRIRKQLNLLNSQFDPDSDGDDEDEFVPSKKELQSSSEEEEEDHHSDREEEAGFDSDEEVVRKRRRSSAAAPQTPRSRQKPRPTTRTPRKTPSRKAPPSTPRTPRHATPSIPNRLLPTRQPANVLEEARIRLHVSAVPESLPCREQEFQDIYSFVESKILDGTGGCMYISGVPGTGKTATVHEVMRCLQHAADVDEISPFHFIEINGMKMTDPHQAYVQILQLDLLWTRKQNVMYNLFDWPSRRHARLVVLAIANTMDLPERIMINRVASRLGLTRMSFQPYTFKQLQQIITSRLNKVKAFEEDALQLVSRKVAALSGDARRCLDICRRATEICEHSAADPSAAGLVAMSHVMEALNEMFSSAYITAIKCASLQEQLFLRAVIAEFRRLGLEEATFQQVLVQHQALCRVEGLQPIGVSESLAVCQRLGACRLLLLEPSRLGVLQRVRLNVSQDDVLYALKAD is encoded by the exons ATGAAATATTTGACAAGACGCAGAGCCAAACGCGTTTACGAGTGGCGAGGAAAACCTCTGAGTTTTAACAGGAAACTAAAAACCTACGAATATGG ctcTCTAGTCATCAGCATGGAGGGGGTCCCGGGGACTATGGTCATTCAGCCCGGTCAGCACATCCTCATCGAAGGAGAAGATGACGACAACCCCTACGTGGCCAGAGTCCTCCAACTGTTTGGTGACG AgaaccaggagcagaagaaGGCGCTGGTTCAATGGTTCGTCCGCTTGTCCGAGGTGCCTTACAGCAAGCGGACGCTGCTGGGCAGAGAGCCCCACCCcaaggaaatctttttttaccAGGGACCCAGCTGTGAAAACGAGGTGGATGCTGAATCCATCCTGAGAGCCGTGCAG GTGAAACACGTGGACAACGCCGCTCCGTTTCCTGACTCTGACACGGAAGAAACGCTCTACGTGAAACTCTCCTGGGACTCCAGGAGGTTCAGCGTGCTGGACTCAGCTCAGCTTCAAAATGTGGATGAACGTTGCCCTCCTCTTACCCGCACCAAACCCTCCCTTCCTCCATCCCCGCCTCGCTCCCCGCCTGCGGCCACGCCCACCTCCAGAGCTCGGTCACTGCGCTCGCTGCCCACGCCGGACCCCGAGGTCATACGGAGGGCCGCGACGGCGGAGGTGCAATTCAGCAGCGCGAGCGTGGGGAAAGCAGCGTCCGTGGAGGTGGAGTCGCTTCACTCTGCCACCAAACTGTCGGCTTCAAAATGTCTGAGCGccaagaggaggaagatgaccTCCAGGACGCCTGGCGTCCGTAAGAAGCTGAACCTCAGCA GTCCAGAGAAATCCAAAGAGGACTTCCTGAACCAGCTCCTGGACGAGGAGCTGAACTCTGAGGTGAAGCTGGCCCACAGgctgtcctcctcttcctcctccctcccgCTGTCTTcagccctcacctgcagccTCACGCCGCTCAGGAGCGCTCGCAAAAACAGTGCTGCTGAGGCAGCCAGCCGGCTGAAGCTGGCACCCGTCCGCCTCAACAGACGCTCCTCCACGGAGGACGACAGTCCTTCAGAGACCAGCAG AGCTTCCACTCCGTCCCGAAGGAAAGAAGTGAAGAGCGTGAAGGAGCCGACTCTGGGCGTCCT acctGAGGCCGACTGCGAAAGCTCCCCAAACCTGCCGGTTGGCGCCACGCCCAGGAGCTCCAAGAGGAAGTCGGCGATGAAGGTGTCGTCTCGGATCAGAAAGCAGCT GAATCTGCTGAACAGTCAGTTCGACCCAGACTCTGACGGAGACGACGAGGACGAGTTTGTTCCCTCCAAGAAggagctgcagagcagcagtgaggaggaggaggaggaccacCACAGTGACAGGGAGGAGGAAGCGGGATTCGACAGCGATGAAGAAGTGGTGAGAAAGAGGAGGCGGTCCTCTGCAGCGGCGCCTCAGACTCCTCGTTCTCGGCAGAAACCCCGCCCGACGACCCGAACGCCGAGGAAGACTCCGAGCAGGAAG GCTCCTCCTAGCACGCCGCGGACccctcgccacgccacgccCAGCATCCCCAACAGGTTACTGCCAACCCGACAGCCCGCCAACGTGCTGGAGGAGGCCAGAATCAG GTTGCACGTGTCTGCGGTGCCGGAGTCTCTGCCCTGCAGAGAGCAGGAATTCCAGGACATCTACAGCTTTGTGGAGAGCAAGATCCTGGACGGCACTGGAGG GTGCATGTACATCTCGGGCGTGCCGGGAACGGGGAAGACGGCCACCGTGCACGAGGTGATGCGCTGCCTGCAGCACGCAGCCGACGTGGACGAGATCTCGCCGTTTCACTTCATCGAGATCAATGGGATGAAGATGACGGACCCTCATCAGGCCTACGTCCAGattctgcag TTGGACCTGCTGTGGACGAGGAAGCAGAACGTCATGTACAACCTCTTCGACTGGCCCAGCCGCCGCCACGCCCGCCTGGTGGTGCTGGCCATCGCGAACACCATGGACCTGCCGGAGAGGATTATGATCAACAGAGTGGCCAGCAGGCTG GGTTTGACCAGGATGTCTTTCCAGCCGTACACCTtcaagcagctgcagcagatcatcACGTCGCGTCTCAACAAGGTGAAGGCCTTCGAGGAGGACGCCCTGCAGCTGGTGTCCAGGAAG GTGGCGGCCCTGTCGGGCGACGCCCGCCGGTGTTTGGACATCTGTCGCCGGGCAACGGAAATCTGCGAGCACTCAGCCGCCGACCCTTCGGCTGCGGGGTTGGTGGCGATGAGTCACGTGATGGAGGCCTTGAATGAGATGTTCTCTTCAGCGTACATCACTGCCATCAA GTGTGCGTCTCTGCAGGAGCAGCTCTTCCTGCGCGCCGTCATCGCAGAGTTTCGTCGGCTAGGATTGGAGGAGGCCACCTTCCAGCAG GTTTTGGTGCAGCACCAGGCTCTGTGTCGAGTGGAGGGTCTGCAGCCGATCGGCGTGTCTGAGAGCCTGGCGGTATGTCAGCGTCTGGGAGCCtgccggctgctgctgctggagcccAGCCGCCTCGGCGTCCTTCAGCGCGTCCGCCTCAACGTGAGCCAGGACGACGTGCTGTACGCCCTGAAGGCCGACTGA
- the orc1 gene encoding origin recognition complex subunit 1 isoform X1 translates to MKYLTRRRAKRVYEWRGKPLSFNRKLKTYEYGSLVISMEGVPGTMVIQPGQHILIEGEDDDNPYVARVLQLFGDENQEQKKALVQWFVRLSEVPYSKRTLLGREPHPKEIFFYQGPSCENEVDAESILRAVQVKHVDNAAPFPDSDTEETLYVKLSWDSRRFSVLDSAQLQNVDERCPPLTRTKPSLPPSPPRSPPAATPTSRARSLRSLPTPDPEVIRRAATAEVQFSSASVGKAASVEVESLHSATKLSASKCLSAKRRKMTSRTPGVRKKLNLSSPEKSKEDFLNQLLDEELNSEVKLAHRLSSSSSSLPLSSALTCSLTPLRSARKNSAAEAASRLKLAPVRLNRRSSTEDDSPSETSRASTPSRRKEVKSVKEPTLGVLPEADCESSPNLPVGATPRSSKRKSAMKVSSRIRKQLNLLNSQFDPDSDGDDEDEFVPSKKELQSSSEEEEEDHHSDREEEAGFDSDEEVVRKRRRSSAAAPQTPRSRQKPRPTTRTPRKTPSRKAPPSTPRTPRHATPSIPNRLLPTRQPANVLEEARIRLHVSAVPESLPCREQEFQDIYSFVESKILDGTGGCMYISGVPGTGKTATVHEVMRCLQHAADVDEISPFHFIEINGMKMTDPHQAYVQILQKLTGQKATADHAAALLEKRFSNPAPRKETTVLLVDELDLLWTRKQNVMYNLFDWPSRRHARLVVLAIANTMDLPERIMINRVASRLGLTRMSFQPYTFKQLQQIITSRLNKVKAFEEDALQLVSRKVAALSGDARRCLDICRRATEICEHSAADPSAAGLVAMSHVMEALNEMFSSAYITAIKCASLQEQLFLRAVIAEFRRLGLEEATFQQVLVQHQALCRVEGLQPIGVSESLAVCQRLGACRLLLLEPSRLGVLQRVRLNVSQDDVLYALKAD, encoded by the exons ATGAAATATTTGACAAGACGCAGAGCCAAACGCGTTTACGAGTGGCGAGGAAAACCTCTGAGTTTTAACAGGAAACTAAAAACCTACGAATATGG ctcTCTAGTCATCAGCATGGAGGGGGTCCCGGGGACTATGGTCATTCAGCCCGGTCAGCACATCCTCATCGAAGGAGAAGATGACGACAACCCCTACGTGGCCAGAGTCCTCCAACTGTTTGGTGACG AgaaccaggagcagaagaaGGCGCTGGTTCAATGGTTCGTCCGCTTGTCCGAGGTGCCTTACAGCAAGCGGACGCTGCTGGGCAGAGAGCCCCACCCcaaggaaatctttttttaccAGGGACCCAGCTGTGAAAACGAGGTGGATGCTGAATCCATCCTGAGAGCCGTGCAG GTGAAACACGTGGACAACGCCGCTCCGTTTCCTGACTCTGACACGGAAGAAACGCTCTACGTGAAACTCTCCTGGGACTCCAGGAGGTTCAGCGTGCTGGACTCAGCTCAGCTTCAAAATGTGGATGAACGTTGCCCTCCTCTTACCCGCACCAAACCCTCCCTTCCTCCATCCCCGCCTCGCTCCCCGCCTGCGGCCACGCCCACCTCCAGAGCTCGGTCACTGCGCTCGCTGCCCACGCCGGACCCCGAGGTCATACGGAGGGCCGCGACGGCGGAGGTGCAATTCAGCAGCGCGAGCGTGGGGAAAGCAGCGTCCGTGGAGGTGGAGTCGCTTCACTCTGCCACCAAACTGTCGGCTTCAAAATGTCTGAGCGccaagaggaggaagatgaccTCCAGGACGCCTGGCGTCCGTAAGAAGCTGAACCTCAGCA GTCCAGAGAAATCCAAAGAGGACTTCCTGAACCAGCTCCTGGACGAGGAGCTGAACTCTGAGGTGAAGCTGGCCCACAGgctgtcctcctcttcctcctccctcccgCTGTCTTcagccctcacctgcagccTCACGCCGCTCAGGAGCGCTCGCAAAAACAGTGCTGCTGAGGCAGCCAGCCGGCTGAAGCTGGCACCCGTCCGCCTCAACAGACGCTCCTCCACGGAGGACGACAGTCCTTCAGAGACCAGCAG AGCTTCCACTCCGTCCCGAAGGAAAGAAGTGAAGAGCGTGAAGGAGCCGACTCTGGGCGTCCT acctGAGGCCGACTGCGAAAGCTCCCCAAACCTGCCGGTTGGCGCCACGCCCAGGAGCTCCAAGAGGAAGTCGGCGATGAAGGTGTCGTCTCGGATCAGAAAGCAGCT GAATCTGCTGAACAGTCAGTTCGACCCAGACTCTGACGGAGACGACGAGGACGAGTTTGTTCCCTCCAAGAAggagctgcagagcagcagtgaggaggaggaggaggaccacCACAGTGACAGGGAGGAGGAAGCGGGATTCGACAGCGATGAAGAAGTGGTGAGAAAGAGGAGGCGGTCCTCTGCAGCGGCGCCTCAGACTCCTCGTTCTCGGCAGAAACCCCGCCCGACGACCCGAACGCCGAGGAAGACTCCGAGCAGGAAG GCTCCTCCTAGCACGCCGCGGACccctcgccacgccacgccCAGCATCCCCAACAGGTTACTGCCAACCCGACAGCCCGCCAACGTGCTGGAGGAGGCCAGAATCAG GTTGCACGTGTCTGCGGTGCCGGAGTCTCTGCCCTGCAGAGAGCAGGAATTCCAGGACATCTACAGCTTTGTGGAGAGCAAGATCCTGGACGGCACTGGAGG GTGCATGTACATCTCGGGCGTGCCGGGAACGGGGAAGACGGCCACCGTGCACGAGGTGATGCGCTGCCTGCAGCACGCAGCCGACGTGGACGAGATCTCGCCGTTTCACTTCATCGAGATCAATGGGATGAAGATGACGGACCCTCATCAGGCCTACGTCCAGattctgcag AAGCTGACGGGTCAGAAAGCCACCGCCGATCACGCCGCAGCGCTGCTGGAGAAGAGGTTCAGCAACCCGGCGCCCAGAAAGGAGACGACTGTTCTGCTGGTGGATGAA TTGGACCTGCTGTGGACGAGGAAGCAGAACGTCATGTACAACCTCTTCGACTGGCCCAGCCGCCGCCACGCCCGCCTGGTGGTGCTGGCCATCGCGAACACCATGGACCTGCCGGAGAGGATTATGATCAACAGAGTGGCCAGCAGGCTG GGTTTGACCAGGATGTCTTTCCAGCCGTACACCTtcaagcagctgcagcagatcatcACGTCGCGTCTCAACAAGGTGAAGGCCTTCGAGGAGGACGCCCTGCAGCTGGTGTCCAGGAAG GTGGCGGCCCTGTCGGGCGACGCCCGCCGGTGTTTGGACATCTGTCGCCGGGCAACGGAAATCTGCGAGCACTCAGCCGCCGACCCTTCGGCTGCGGGGTTGGTGGCGATGAGTCACGTGATGGAGGCCTTGAATGAGATGTTCTCTTCAGCGTACATCACTGCCATCAA GTGTGCGTCTCTGCAGGAGCAGCTCTTCCTGCGCGCCGTCATCGCAGAGTTTCGTCGGCTAGGATTGGAGGAGGCCACCTTCCAGCAG GTTTTGGTGCAGCACCAGGCTCTGTGTCGAGTGGAGGGTCTGCAGCCGATCGGCGTGTCTGAGAGCCTGGCGGTATGTCAGCGTCTGGGAGCCtgccggctgctgctgctggagcccAGCCGCCTCGGCGTCCTTCAGCGCGTCCGCCTCAACGTGAGCCAGGACGACGTGCTGTACGCCCTGAAGGCCGACTGA